The Kroppenstedtia pulmonis genome has a segment encoding these proteins:
- a CDS encoding hydrolase, producing MRKNRYYVGLHSGEISGEILQQQGSSPYQFEIEATEDEVQELNALLSKYSLEDTDTFWTAHIPYQNKLQSEQNKESDQSLRGIYHMIYRLGTSKTKQQIRDLQVLKPPRL from the coding sequence TTGAGGAAAAATCGGTATTATGTCGGTCTTCATTCCGGGGAGATCAGTGGTGAGATTTTGCAACAACAAGGCTCTTCCCCTTATCAATTTGAAATCGAGGCTACGGAGGACGAGGTTCAGGAATTGAATGCTTTATTGTCCAAATACTCCCTCGAGGATACGGATACCTTTTGGACGGCTCATATTCCCTATCAAAATAAATTACAAAGTGAGCAAAATAAAGAATCAGACCAATCTCTTCGTGGCATTTACCATATGATTTACCGATTAGGAACATCCAAAACCAAACAACAAATCCGTGATCTGCAGGTGTTGAAACCACCCCGGCTTTAG
- a CDS encoding aldehyde dehydrogenase family protein yields the protein MRDKYQLLVNREYGDSSDGTWFDTYNPATGETIAQVAAATKEDVDRAVDAARQALETGKWARWPASRRGQILSRVASIMRERFKELVQLEVANSGKTISAAQGQVHQAIEVFAMYAGAVHTLSGETKPVPQGFLNYTIKEPVGVCAQIVPWNYPLMMASWKIAPALAAGCTVVLKPASLTPITAHSLAEICHEAGVPPGVINVITGRGDTIGAYLTEHPGVDKIAFTGETSTGKDIMNRASDTLKRITLELGGKSPSIVFHDADLEAAVAGSVFGIYYNTGMSCEARSRLFVHEQIYDEFVDAFLEKTKKLKLGDVMDKETHVGAVISASQWEVIDSYVKLAVDEGARVLYGGGRPEGEEFQNGHWYMPTIIVDADNDMGVAQEEIFGPVVVIMKFHDEKEVIRQANDSIYGLAAAVWTKDFSRAHRIAAQLKAGTVMLNNPFSAMPGLPFGGYKQSGFGRELAIESLNLYTETKSVNAYVGSKPLNPFGV from the coding sequence ATGAGAGACAAATATCAATTGTTGGTGAATAGAGAGTATGGGGACAGTTCCGACGGAACATGGTTTGACACATATAACCCGGCTACCGGGGAAACCATCGCCCAAGTGGCTGCGGCAACGAAAGAAGACGTAGATCGGGCAGTGGATGCTGCCCGTCAAGCTCTGGAAACGGGAAAGTGGGCCCGATGGCCTGCCTCCAGGAGAGGACAGATCTTAAGCCGGGTAGCGTCTATCATGAGGGAAAGATTTAAGGAGTTGGTTCAACTGGAAGTGGCCAATAGCGGCAAAACTATTTCCGCCGCTCAAGGGCAGGTCCATCAAGCGATCGAAGTGTTTGCTATGTATGCCGGAGCGGTACATACTCTTTCCGGTGAAACCAAGCCGGTTCCTCAAGGTTTTCTCAACTATACGATAAAAGAACCTGTGGGCGTTTGTGCCCAGATCGTTCCCTGGAATTATCCCTTGATGATGGCGTCATGGAAAATAGCCCCGGCGTTGGCCGCCGGTTGCACCGTTGTGTTGAAGCCGGCCAGTCTGACACCCATCACGGCCCATAGCCTGGCGGAGATTTGTCATGAAGCGGGTGTTCCGCCAGGAGTGATCAATGTAATTACAGGCAGGGGAGATACCATAGGGGCTTATCTGACGGAACATCCTGGTGTGGATAAAATCGCTTTTACCGGAGAAACAAGTACTGGAAAAGATATCATGAACAGGGCATCTGATACCTTAAAGCGTATAACCCTGGAGCTGGGAGGGAAATCCCCGAGCATTGTCTTCCATGATGCCGATCTGGAGGCGGCGGTTGCAGGTTCTGTCTTCGGTATTTATTACAATACCGGAATGTCTTGTGAAGCCCGCTCCCGTCTCTTTGTTCACGAACAGATCTACGATGAATTTGTGGATGCTTTTCTGGAAAAAACCAAAAAGCTGAAATTGGGAGATGTGATGGATAAGGAGACCCATGTAGGAGCGGTGATCTCCGCAAGTCAGTGGGAAGTGATTGATTCTTATGTCAAGCTGGCAGTTGATGAAGGGGCCCGGGTACTTTACGGAGGTGGACGTCCTGAAGGGGAGGAATTTCAAAACGGGCATTGGTATATGCCCACAATTATTGTAGATGCAGACAATGACATGGGAGTTGCACAAGAGGAGATTTTCGGTCCGGTGGTGGTAATCATGAAGTTTCATGATGAGAAGGAAGTAATCCGTCAAGCCAATGATTCCATTTATGGCTTGGCAGCGGCTGTCTGGACCAAGGATTTTAGCAGGGCTCACCGGATCGCCGCACAGTTGAAGGCGGGAACTGTCATGTTAAACAACCCATTTTCTGCAATGCCGGGTCTTCCTTTTGGCGGTTACAAGCAGTCTGGTTTTGGTCGAGAACTGGCTATTGAGTCCTTAAACTTGTATACCGAAACCAAAAGTGTAAATGCTTATGTCGGTTCTAAACCTCTGAATCCGTTTGGTGTGTAG
- a CDS encoding thiolase family protein produces the protein MREAVIVDALRTPFGRYRGGLSSVRPDDLGAFVIEELLKRNPSVPPEQIEDVWMGCANQAGEDNRNVARMALLLAGLPDNVAGVTVNRLCGSGMEAVNQAAAALMAGVGDIYLAGGLESMSRAPLVMAKPEKVLPRGDQTLVDTTLGWRFINPRMTDRHIPISMGETAENVAQRYGITREEQDAFALESHRRATKAWKTGRMAEEVVSVSTSAPGNPLDTVMQDEQFRPDTSMNQLAKLQPAFRQKGTVTPGNSSGLNDGAAALLIMEGNLAKEKGLTPLATIRSFAVAGCDPDYMGLGPIYATRKLLSRTGLTVADLDLVELNEAFAAQAIACIRELNLDPGIVNVNGGAIALGHPLGASGARLLTTLVRELKRRGGGYGLATMCIGVGQGIATLVEA, from the coding sequence ATGAGAGAAGCTGTGATCGTGGATGCCCTTCGAACCCCTTTCGGACGATACCGGGGAGGATTGAGTTCGGTTCGTCCTGATGATCTGGGAGCTTTCGTTATCGAGGAGTTATTAAAACGAAATCCCTCCGTTCCTCCGGAACAAATCGAGGATGTATGGATGGGATGCGCCAATCAGGCAGGGGAGGACAATCGTAACGTAGCAAGGATGGCGTTGCTGTTGGCAGGATTGCCGGATAATGTGGCAGGGGTTACGGTCAACCGACTTTGCGGTTCCGGAATGGAAGCTGTGAATCAGGCTGCAGCAGCCTTGATGGCGGGAGTTGGGGACATCTATCTTGCAGGGGGACTGGAGAGTATGTCCAGAGCTCCGCTGGTGATGGCTAAACCGGAAAAGGTGCTGCCCAGGGGTGATCAAACCCTTGTGGATACCACATTAGGCTGGCGTTTTATCAATCCCCGAATGACTGACAGACATATTCCCATCAGCATGGGTGAAACAGCAGAGAATGTGGCACAGCGTTATGGAATCACCCGGGAAGAGCAGGATGCCTTCGCTCTGGAAAGTCACCGAAGAGCAACAAAAGCCTGGAAAACAGGAAGGATGGCAGAGGAAGTGGTTTCCGTATCCACTTCTGCACCGGGTAATCCACTGGATACGGTTATGCAGGATGAACAGTTTCGTCCTGATACCTCCATGAACCAGTTGGCTAAGTTGCAACCGGCATTTCGTCAAAAAGGTACAGTGACACCGGGAAATTCCTCGGGTTTAAATGACGGAGCCGCCGCATTGCTGATCATGGAAGGGAATCTGGCGAAGGAGAAAGGCCTTACTCCCCTGGCTACGATTCGCTCTTTTGCTGTGGCGGGCTGTGATCCGGACTACATGGGACTGGGACCGATATATGCGACTCGAAAGCTGTTGAGTCGAACCGGATTGACAGTTGCAGATCTGGATCTGGTGGAACTGAATGAAGCTTTTGCCGCTCAGGCCATCGCCTGTATAAGGGAACTGAATCTGGATCCTGGAATCGTCAATGTTAATGGTGGAGCGATTGCGCTGGGCCATCCTCTGGGAGCCAGTGGAGCAAGGTTGTTGACTACTTTGGTAAGGGAACTGAAACGCCGGGGCGGTGGTTACGGCTTGGCCACCATGTGTATTGGTGTAGGACAGGGAATTGCCACTCTGGTGGAAGCATAA
- a CDS encoding phenylacetic acid degradation protein — protein sequence MTAGTREQAEYDVFEVFVQKTQADYHVHVGSVVAPSPDMALQTARENFLRRESGVNIWVVPRQEVFATPYEDLDYFARETDRKYREVGGYSENGRLWKMYKEKAMELEDIIRDLHENPTKE from the coding sequence GTGACAGCCGGTACAAGGGAACAGGCGGAGTATGATGTGTTTGAAGTGTTTGTCCAGAAAACCCAAGCTGATTATCATGTGCATGTGGGAAGTGTAGTGGCTCCCTCACCGGATATGGCTTTGCAGACAGCCCGGGAAAATTTTCTGCGCCGGGAATCAGGAGTAAACATTTGGGTTGTCCCCCGTCAGGAAGTGTTTGCAACTCCCTATGAGGACCTGGATTACTTTGCTCGGGAAACGGACCGGAAATACCGGGAAGTGGGAGGGTACTCTGAAAACGGGCGCTTGTGGAAAATGTACAAGGAGAAGGCAATGGAACTGGAGGATATTATCCGGGACCTTCATGAAAACCCGACCAAGGAGTAG
- a CDS encoding EthD family reductase, which produces MVKLIALYKHPENREDFEEHYEKVHTPLVKKMPGLKRLEVTRIQGAPTGGKGKYYLEAAMYFDSREDLDKAMSSPEGKASAKDLMSFAGPLVTMMIGEVSRDG; this is translated from the coding sequence ATGGTGAAATTGATTGCTTTGTATAAACATCCTGAAAATCGGGAGGACTTTGAGGAACACTATGAGAAGGTTCATACCCCCCTGGTGAAAAAAATGCCAGGTTTGAAACGATTGGAGGTAACCCGAATACAGGGAGCACCGACGGGTGGCAAAGGGAAATATTACTTGGAAGCGGCGATGTACTTTGACAGCCGGGAAGATTTGGATAAAGCGATGAGTTCACCGGAAGGAAAAGCCTCAGCCAAGGATTTGATGAGTTTTGCCGGTCCCTTGGTTACCATGATGATCGGTGAAGTGAGCCGTGATGGCTGA
- the paaC gene encoding 1,2-phenylacetyl-CoA epoxidase subunit PaaC, with amino-acid sequence MTMSNPVCQHAVIDLLYQMADDELSLGHRDSEWLGLAPDIEEDVAFSSIAQDEVGHAVFYYQLLHELGEGDPDQLAFQRSMDRRKNAVLLERPNGDWATTIARHFLYDAFDAVRLEALINSNWTPLAEGVAKIQREEHYHGLHMRLWFTRLGQAGGEARKRLQAGVDSLWKDVGGLFSLGPYEEDLVATGVISWNSSELKRKWEQMVRPAFEEAQLVWPGSPVMWGRDGRWGEHTRDLETLIQTMTEVHDLDPAAKW; translated from the coding sequence ATGACAATGTCCAATCCGGTCTGTCAACATGCGGTGATAGATCTCTTGTACCAAATGGCGGACGATGAGCTGAGTCTCGGGCACCGAGATTCAGAGTGGTTGGGGCTGGCTCCCGATATTGAAGAGGATGTGGCTTTCAGCTCCATTGCCCAGGATGAAGTGGGTCATGCTGTTTTTTATTACCAACTGCTTCATGAGTTGGGAGAAGGAGATCCGGATCAACTTGCCTTTCAACGGTCAATGGATCGGCGCAAAAATGCTGTTTTGCTGGAGCGGCCCAATGGTGACTGGGCTACCACCATTGCCCGTCATTTTCTTTATGATGCCTTTGACGCAGTGCGGTTGGAAGCTTTAATAAACTCCAACTGGACTCCGTTGGCGGAAGGGGTAGCCAAGATTCAGCGGGAGGAGCATTACCACGGATTGCATATGAGGTTATGGTTTACCCGATTGGGACAGGCGGGAGGAGAAGCCCGGAAAAGGCTTCAGGCAGGGGTTGACTCCTTGTGGAAAGATGTAGGCGGGCTGTTTTCCCTGGGACCCTATGAAGAGGATCTGGTGGCTACCGGGGTGATTTCCTGGAACTCCTCCGAGCTGAAACGAAAGTGGGAGCAGATGGTACGTCCTGCTTTTGAAGAGGCGCAGCTGGTCTGGCCAGGCTCTCCTGTCATGTGGGGGCGTGACGGACGTTGGGGAGAACATACCCGTGATCTGGAGACATTGATTCAAACCATGACCGAAGTGCACGATTTGGATCCTGCAGCCAAATGGTGA
- a CDS encoding TetR/AcrR family transcriptional regulator: MSGSGRKEQILHQASLLFSRKGYHGTTIRDISEASGILSGSLYAHIQTKEDLLFTITDRGAELFLQSLYPIVESDGDSVQKLRQAMTAHVKVITDNMEAATVFFHEWKALTGERRELIRQKRDRYEGLWARLLAEGREQGAFQLADEKFARLLILSAANGMYQWYRPEGNLTPEEVADRFSSLVLSGLVRRQGG, encoded by the coding sequence ATGTCCGGGAGTGGACGTAAGGAACAGATTTTACACCAAGCCAGTCTTCTATTTAGCAGGAAAGGTTACCATGGGACGACGATCCGGGATATTTCTGAAGCGAGTGGAATTTTGTCCGGGAGTTTATATGCTCATATTCAGACTAAAGAAGACCTCTTGTTTACCATAACGGACCGAGGAGCGGAACTATTTTTACAATCGTTGTATCCGATTGTGGAAAGTGATGGGGATTCGGTTCAAAAGCTCCGACAGGCTATGACTGCTCATGTAAAGGTAATCACTGACAATATGGAAGCGGCTACTGTCTTTTTTCATGAATGGAAAGCTTTAACGGGAGAACGGCGAGAGTTGATCCGGCAAAAACGGGACAGATATGAAGGTTTATGGGCTCGTTTGTTGGCAGAAGGAAGGGAGCAGGGAGCATTTCAGTTGGCGGATGAAAAATTTGCCCGACTCCTGATTTTGTCTGCAGCTAACGGGATGTATCAATGGTATCGACCAGAGGGAAATTTGACACCTGAAGAAGTGGCGGATCGTTTTTCATCTCTGGTACTTTCAGGTTTGGTTAGGAGACAAGGAGGATGA
- a CDS encoding phenylacetate--CoA ligase family protein yields MFQREVETMSRKDLKQLQGMRLAETVERVFNQVPFYHKKLKEKGVHPEKIKTVEDVKALPFTQKKDLWDQYPFGLFAVDMKELARIHGSSGTKGKPTIVGYTRRDLKNWADMCARAIVTAGGRSGDLFHNAYGYGLFTGGLGLHDGGERLGTITIPVSGGNRSRQVSLIQDFKPRGIAGTPSFVLSLAETMKSKGWDPRKSSLEYGILGAEPWSEEMRHTLEETWGMEALDIYGLSEVMGPGVSIECREVKDGLHIAEDHFLVEVIHPKTLEPLPEGETGELVFTSLTKEALPVLRYRTGDIASLNREPCRCGRTHTRMSRIKGRLDDMLVIRGVNLYPTEIESVVLELEEVSPYYQLVIAKNGSLDRLIVEVEVSGSFVSRLGGTFQPEHRLCDELSLCLQNKLKESLFLSAEVVLKEPLSLPRSEGKAIRVLDRRGLETL; encoded by the coding sequence TTGTTTCAAAGGGAAGTGGAAACCATGTCCCGTAAGGATCTGAAACAGTTACAGGGCATGCGGCTGGCGGAAACGGTGGAACGTGTATTTAACCAGGTCCCTTTTTATCATAAAAAACTGAAAGAAAAGGGAGTTCATCCGGAAAAGATTAAGACGGTGGAGGATGTTAAAGCATTACCCTTTACTCAGAAAAAGGATCTGTGGGATCAGTATCCCTTCGGTTTGTTTGCCGTGGATATGAAGGAGCTGGCACGTATTCACGGTTCTTCCGGTACCAAGGGAAAACCGACAATTGTGGGTTATACCAGAAGGGATCTGAAAAATTGGGCTGATATGTGTGCCAGAGCCATTGTTACGGCTGGGGGCAGGTCAGGTGACTTGTTTCACAATGCATACGGTTATGGCTTATTCACTGGAGGATTGGGATTGCATGATGGCGGAGAACGTTTGGGTACGATTACAATTCCGGTTTCCGGGGGTAACCGGTCTCGGCAGGTTTCCCTGATTCAGGATTTTAAGCCCAGAGGGATTGCCGGTACCCCGTCCTTTGTCCTCAGCCTGGCGGAAACCATGAAATCCAAGGGATGGGATCCACGAAAAAGCAGTCTGGAGTATGGGATTCTCGGTGCGGAGCCCTGGTCCGAAGAGATGCGTCACACCCTGGAGGAAACCTGGGGGATGGAGGCATTGGACATCTATGGATTGTCGGAGGTGATGGGACCGGGAGTTTCCATTGAGTGCAGAGAGGTAAAGGATGGGTTGCATATTGCCGAGGATCACTTTCTTGTGGAAGTGATTCACCCCAAAACCCTGGAGCCCCTTCCCGAAGGCGAAACAGGAGAGTTGGTTTTTACGTCTCTGACCAAAGAAGCACTGCCTGTTCTTCGCTATCGAACCGGGGATATCGCTTCCCTGAATCGGGAACCTTGTCGTTGTGGCCGGACCCATACCCGAATGTCCCGAATCAAGGGACGCCTTGATGATATGCTGGTCATCCGGGGTGTCAATCTCTATCCTACAGAGATTGAAAGTGTCGTGTTGGAGTTGGAAGAGGTATCTCCTTACTATCAGTTGGTGATTGCCAAGAACGGTTCTTTGGATCGGTTAATAGTGGAAGTGGAAGTATCAGGATCATTTGTTTCCAGGCTGGGCGGGACTTTTCAACCAGAACACCGGTTATGTGATGAGCTGTCCCTTTGCTTGCAAAATAAACTGAAAGAGTCGTTATTTCTGTCAGCGGAAGTAGTGTTAAAAGAGCCTCTGTCTTTGCCCAGAAGTGAAGGAAAAGCCATTCGGGTCCTGGATCGCCGTGGCTTGGAAACTTTGTGA
- a CDS encoding 3-hydroxyacyl-CoA dehydrogenase family protein, whose product MADQPVSGAVLGAGTMGSGIAQVMASSGMGVALYDVSGKALDKGIRMIRRNLDRQVSKRRISQEKAEQILSRIHPSTQLEEVASAKWIVEAVVESLEVKQDLLARVEQVVKQEAVLATNTSSLSVTAIAAGTQHPRRVVGLHFFNPAPVMPLVEVVAGKMTDPEVVEKAVEKVQSWGKDPVRVKDMPGFLVNRVARPFHSEAYRIVGDGIAKKSQLDRILRSAGFKMGPFELQDLIGIDINYAASVSVYEGFFQDPRFRPHPDQRRMVDSGALGRKAGRGHYLYDG is encoded by the coding sequence ATGGCTGACCAACCGGTATCCGGGGCGGTACTGGGAGCGGGGACCATGGGCAGTGGAATTGCCCAGGTCATGGCATCTTCCGGAATGGGAGTGGCATTGTACGATGTAAGCGGGAAGGCTCTGGATAAAGGGATCCGAATGATCCGCCGTAACCTGGACAGACAAGTGAGTAAAAGAAGGATATCCCAGGAAAAGGCAGAGCAAATCCTGTCCCGTATTCATCCGTCAACCCAATTGGAAGAGGTAGCCTCTGCCAAGTGGATTGTGGAAGCTGTGGTGGAAAGTCTGGAAGTGAAGCAGGATCTGTTGGCACGAGTGGAACAAGTAGTGAAACAAGAGGCGGTGTTAGCCACCAATACCTCATCCCTGTCTGTTACTGCCATTGCCGCAGGGACTCAACACCCCAGGCGGGTGGTGGGACTTCATTTTTTTAATCCGGCACCGGTGATGCCGTTAGTGGAAGTGGTTGCCGGAAAAATGACGGATCCAGAAGTAGTGGAAAAAGCAGTGGAAAAGGTTCAAAGTTGGGGAAAAGACCCTGTTCGGGTGAAGGATATGCCGGGGTTTTTGGTGAACCGGGTGGCCCGTCCTTTTCACAGTGAAGCATATCGGATTGTTGGGGACGGGATCGCAAAGAAAAGTCAACTGGATCGTATTCTCCGTTCCGCCGGGTTTAAGATGGGGCCCTTTGAACTTCAGGATTTGATCGGAATTGATATCAATTATGCCGCTTCTGTTTCCGTCTATGAAGGTTTCTTTCAGGATCCCCGCTTTCGTCCCCATCCGGATCAACGCCGTATGGTTGACAGTGGAGCCTTGGGGAGAAAGGCGGGAAGGGGGCATTACTTGTATGACGGATAA
- the paaA gene encoding 1,2-phenylacetyl-CoA epoxidase subunit PaaA: MMMREGKRHEQFMKRLERGEKIESTDWMPDEYRHLLLKLIHMHGVSEIMGAFPEKEWVPKAPTLKRKLAIMAKVQDEMGHGQLLLRVAEDIAAPLGKSREDLITDLIEGRVKFHNVFHMESPTWADAGVIGWLVDGAAIINQAALLQTSYGPYARVLKRICAEESFHMQHGENIVLALAGGTEEQRQMLQEAVNRWWESLIFFFGPTEVTKSAQRMIDYRIRIKTNEELRQQFLNKYVPRIRSLGLRIPDSNLYYDDQKQRWHFSQPDWKAFGEIVKHNRGPKSQERIALRRYAHEEQRWVRQAMVRSRTPVTDSYSTG, from the coding sequence ATGATGATGAGGGAAGGGAAGCGCCATGAGCAGTTTATGAAGCGACTGGAGCGTGGAGAGAAAATCGAATCCACGGATTGGATGCCAGATGAATACAGACACCTGCTTCTGAAACTGATCCACATGCACGGAGTGAGTGAAATTATGGGTGCTTTTCCGGAGAAGGAATGGGTGCCTAAAGCTCCGACCCTGAAACGAAAGCTGGCCATCATGGCCAAAGTGCAGGATGAAATGGGGCATGGTCAATTATTGCTTCGGGTAGCGGAAGATATCGCAGCCCCTCTGGGAAAAAGCCGAGAGGATTTGATTACGGATCTGATTGAAGGAAGAGTGAAGTTTCATAATGTTTTTCATATGGAATCGCCTACTTGGGCGGATGCTGGCGTAATAGGCTGGCTGGTGGATGGAGCGGCGATTATTAACCAGGCTGCATTGCTTCAAACCTCTTATGGTCCCTATGCCCGAGTGTTAAAACGAATCTGTGCCGAAGAAAGCTTTCATATGCAACATGGGGAAAATATCGTATTGGCTTTGGCGGGTGGAACTGAGGAACAGCGACAGATGTTACAGGAGGCTGTCAATCGTTGGTGGGAATCCCTGATCTTCTTCTTTGGTCCTACAGAGGTGACGAAGTCTGCCCAACGTATGATCGACTATCGGATTCGGATAAAGACCAATGAAGAACTGCGTCAACAATTTTTAAACAAATATGTCCCCCGCATTCGTTCCCTTGGTCTTAGGATTCCGGATTCAAATCTTTACTACGATGATCAGAAGCAGCGATGGCACTTTTCCCAGCCTGACTGGAAAGCCTTTGGAGAGATCGTCAAGCATAATCGAGGTCCAAAGTCACAGGAACGCATTGCCCTACGCCGTTATGCCCATGAGGAGCAACGTTGGGTGCGACAGGCCATGGTACGATCACGAACCCCTGTGACGGATTCTTACTCGACTGGATAA
- a CDS encoding 3-hydroxyacyl-CoA dehydrogenase family protein, whose amino-acid sequence MTDKVLLIGDGPLAEETCSFLEEKGVSVVFSEDGQSTFDPENVTAVVDVVSGPVSEKRDGLCQGEKRVSEQVPIYTSTLYVSATQAASWLKHPERVIGFSPLLLREMDVMEVSRPLQGEDVTNWTDGLACWERWGKKIEVVGDEPGLVFPRTLALMVNESAFILTEKGAVPEEIDLAMKKGTNHPYGPLEWADRVGVDQIAWILRGLFEELGDDRYRPASLIRKMVYAKRLGCSTGRGFHRY is encoded by the coding sequence ATGACGGATAAGGTGTTGCTAATCGGTGATGGACCCTTGGCGGAGGAGACTTGCTCCTTTTTGGAGGAAAAGGGTGTTTCCGTAGTTTTTTCAGAAGACGGACAAAGTACCTTTGATCCGGAAAATGTGACGGCAGTGGTGGATGTTGTAAGTGGGCCGGTTTCAGAAAAAAGGGATGGTTTATGTCAGGGAGAAAAAAGAGTGTCTGAACAGGTTCCCATCTATACCTCCACTTTGTATGTAAGTGCCACACAAGCGGCTTCTTGGCTGAAGCACCCTGAGAGGGTAATCGGCTTCTCACCGTTGTTACTTCGTGAAATGGATGTCATGGAAGTTTCCCGTCCTCTGCAAGGGGAGGATGTCACCAACTGGACGGATGGATTGGCATGTTGGGAACGGTGGGGAAAAAAAATAGAGGTCGTTGGTGATGAGCCAGGCCTTGTTTTTCCCCGTACGTTGGCACTTATGGTGAATGAAAGCGCTTTTATATTGACTGAGAAGGGAGCTGTACCTGAAGAAATTGACCTTGCGATGAAAAAAGGAACCAACCATCCTTACGGTCCTTTAGAATGGGCGGATCGGGTAGGGGTGGATCAAATTGCCTGGATCTTAAGGGGATTGTTCGAAGAGTTAGGGGATGATCGGTATCGTCCGGCCTCCCTGATTCGGAAAATGGTGTATGCCAAGCGACTGGGGTGCAGCACCGGTCGAGGGTTTCATAGGTATTAG
- a CDS encoding thioesterase family protein, with protein sequence MKKGLVPGCREQMEITVTEEMLASFGGQRIHSTLSTVTLVYYAEWVGRRVILPFLEKGEEGVGSEVAICHKAPAPLGKTVVFTAEVTKVTPRQVICQVWAEHDKGLVGEGTFVQTILPQEKIRQRIESMK encoded by the coding sequence ATGAAAAAGGGACTGGTTCCCGGTTGTCGGGAGCAAATGGAAATCACCGTGACGGAGGAGATGCTGGCTTCCTTTGGGGGACAAAGAATCCATTCGACTTTGTCCACGGTAACCCTGGTTTATTATGCAGAGTGGGTCGGGCGCAGAGTGATCCTTCCTTTTTTGGAAAAAGGGGAGGAGGGGGTGGGCAGCGAGGTGGCTATTTGCCACAAAGCTCCCGCACCTTTGGGAAAAACCGTTGTTTTCACTGCAGAAGTGACAAAGGTGACACCAAGACAAGTGATTTGCCAAGTTTGGGCAGAACACGATAAGGGGCTGGTAGGGGAAGGAACCTTTGTTCAGACGATCCTGCCACAGGAAAAGATCCGCCAACGAATAGAATCGATGAAATAA
- the paaD gene encoding 1,2-phenylacetyl-CoA epoxidase subunit PaaD: MTSLEKQVGKALQEVKDPEIPTVSIVELGMVNRITSEKGYVQVEITPTFVGCPALDLIAKDVEKTLLQLEEVDQVKVSFVMDPPWTSDRITEEGRKKLTSFGIAPPEKWGMSHQVPKCPFCGGREGEIENLFGPTACRSIFYCKRCHQPFEGMKPI; the protein is encoded by the coding sequence ATGACAAGCTTGGAAAAACAAGTGGGCAAAGCGTTACAGGAAGTCAAGGACCCGGAAATCCCCACTGTCAGTATCGTAGAATTGGGAATGGTTAACCGGATCACTTCAGAAAAGGGTTATGTCCAAGTGGAGATTACCCCGACCTTTGTTGGGTGTCCGGCATTGGATCTGATTGCAAAAGACGTGGAAAAAACTTTGTTGCAACTGGAGGAGGTGGATCAAGTAAAGGTCTCCTTTGTGATGGATCCCCCCTGGACGAGTGATCGTATTACGGAGGAAGGCCGAAAAAAGTTAACATCATTCGGGATTGCTCCACCGGAGAAATGGGGAATGTCGCATCAGGTTCCCAAGTGTCCCTTTTGTGGGGGGAGGGAAGGAGAGATAGAAAATTTGTTCGGACCGACTGCCTGCCGTTCCATTTTTTATTGTAAGCGTTGTCATCAACCTTTTGAAGGAATGAAACCCATTTGA